TCGTAAGACGCTTCGCGTAGGAATCGTACATGATGGCCAACCGCTCACGTTCAGCAGCTACCCATGCATAAGATTTATCCTCGAATAGCTGGCCTGCAAACTGTTTCTCTAGAGCTATTGCAGCCACTTCATTTGCCGTATTAATATCGGATAATTCCTCCACAGCCTGCTCAAACTGAATAAAATCTACTTCTACTTGCTCCAAGTCTAACCGATACTGTTCCTGCGCTGATATGACCATTTCCTTGACCCCATGCAGAGACAAAGCTTTTCTAAGCTGATACACAGCTGTATTGAGATATATTTCGGCGTTTTTAAGCGGCATCTGCGGAAAAATTTCTTCCAAGATTCGGGCTTTGGTTACACTCCGATCTCGATTAACGAGCAAATATGCGAATAGCTCCATACTTTTTTTGGATATCCATTTAACTGCGCCTGTTTGCTTGCTGCTAACATCGAAGCCACCCAGTCCCCGAACGGTAAGTCGATTACTTTTGAGATTGCTAGCTTCATCAGAAGATCGGCTGCGTCTACTAGCAGCGCGAATAATTGTCTGGGTCAACCGTATTCTGGAAATCGGCTTAACCATATAGTCCAATGGATAAACATCATATGCATTAATCGCAAATTCTGAATGGGAGGTAGTGAACACGATATCCAGATCAGCCCGTACCGAACGCAAACTGCGGGCTAGCTCTAATCCATCGTCCTCAGCAATTTTAATGTCTAAGAATGCAAGATCCACATCCCTATCCCGAACGAAGTCCAGTGCTTCCGCAGCACTCTGGTAGCTTCCCACAAGCTCCACGTCTTCCATATTCGATAGCAGCCGCTTCATGGCGAGGAGCATGCCAGGCTCATCGTCAACTATGAGAACTTTCATTGCTCTCCTCCGCCTCTCACGGTGAAGTGAAATACACTTCCTTGCCCTACTTCACTTTCCACCCATAGACTCCCGCCGCTTAGTTGTACAAACTGCCGACTGACAAGTAGCCCCAGTCCGGTCCCTTTTTCCCCCAAAGTACCCGCTAATGAGTGAAGCTGCTTCTGCTCAAATAGCTCTCGAACCTGCTCTGCTTCCATACCTACCCCATTATCACGAACAGAGACGATAACCATGTCGCCGGAAAACTGTGCATACACTTGGATTAAACCGCCTAATCCAGTAAATTTAATGGCGTTGGATAACAAATTCCGAATGATTAACCCAAGTGCTTCCCGGTCAGCATACACTCGAGTGCCTAGGGCAACAGAATTGTTTACACTAATATGCTTCGCTTCACTATTAATGTGTAGCATATGACAGCATTCCTCTATAACCTCTGATAACTCCAATACCTGTGGACGAAGTGTCATGTCTTCCCGTTGGCTGCGGAACCACTCTAACAAATTATTAGTCATCCCAAGTGAATAACGAATCTGTTCGCCTAGCGTTTCAATGATTGCTCTATGATCAGGATCGAAACGATCTCTGTCTTCCTCTAATAATTCAACCAGCTGAAACTGCAGCGCCAAGGGACTACGGATATCATGCGACACTATTGTAAACAACTGATCCTTTAACTTGTTGAGATGTGCTATCTGCTCCAGATGCCTTTCTTTCTCTGTAATATCAACAATAAGGGAAATGCTACCTTGTCCTTGCTTACGCAATATACGTAACGGATATACGCTCACACTGTATATCTTTCTTTCACCATCTAGCCAGGTATCAATTTCTACACGTCCCTGTTGCATAGAGCTGCACAAGTTATGCCATTCTGGCCAAGGCTCCAATAGCTCAGACATATTTCGACCATTAATAACTGTAGAGCCCATCTTTGAAAACCACTGAGAAGCCTGTTTATTACTGTCAATGATCTTTCCTGAAGCGTTAGCTATCACAATACTTTCTTGAAGCGTATCGAGAACAATATTCCTAGCAATCGGAACAGTAGAAAAAAACTTAATTCGAAGTGTAATGACTAGCATTATCGTCCCTATAAATCCGCAATACACCGACAACGGAAGCATCCAGGACGACCATTGGGGATTCGTGAATTTTACAATCTCTAGAATAATAGGAAATGAGCTCAGAAACAGTACCCACAGTCCCGGCGTGCGAAAATCGTTACGAATATTCCATATATACTGAAATAGAAAATAAAAGCATACTGCCAAAGCACTATAACAAGTAATGGAGAAAGCGGCTGAATAGACGGTCCTCGTCCCAATTAAAACGCCGTTATGGAGCTCAATCATGCGATAAATCATATGTAGCTCTGGATCTAACCACGAGAGCATTGACCAAAGGGCAAATCCCGTAAACAGCATAATCTTCCATCGGGGCTTTAATAATCTGTCGCGACCGATTAACTGATAAGTGAAAAGGATAAAGAAAGGCACCATTAGATTAAGCGCTGTTGTCTGAATATTACGAAAAAACAACTTTTCCATTAATAATAAGCTGTTTTTCTCCATAATGACACCGCTAGAGTAAACAATCCGGCACACGATCACGCCGATAAGATAACTTACTCCACGTTCTCTTCTAAATCCATATACAGAGAATAAGATGATGCCCATCATGAGCAACGAAGCAATCATAAAGATAAGCTCTATAGTGGCATTCATGACAGATTCCTTTAGGTTTGACGTAAGAAGATAACTAGCTTTATTTCGTTCCTCTCAATATAGTATACGAAATTTTAGGGGTGCAAGGCGTAATATTCCATATTTCGACAAATAAAAATATCCGGTATTGTCATGAAACGATCACCACGTTCGTAAAATAGAAAAAAAGCTCGTACGGATGATAGTCTGCATTGGGGGGATGTACATGAAAATAACGTCCGGTGGATTCGAAGTTGTTTATCACGGTAGAGTATTCTCCTATGGGATGAGCCCGATCGAAATCACATTATCCGAAGAGAATGATCCTTTGACGTTCGTATTCTGTATTGAACACGAGCCGGAACGGGATGACTTCACGACGGACATCCGCCTTGTCCGACACAATGAGGTCCGAATTGCATGCATCAACTTTCCAAGAGGCAAACCTACCGGCAACCAGGACATGATCCATCTCGGGGTTCTAAACAACCGCAAACTGTCTCTACGTTACGAGGTGACCATCAATTTCGATTTGACAGCTTGGTTGCTGAACTTTACATTTTTCGCGGGGGAAGGAGTCTCGGATAATGAATAAAATCGAAATCCAAGACCAAGACCCTAAAGTCGCCAGTAAGATCATCGCAGCGAACGCGGAGAGCGAGAAACGCAAAGCCGAGCTCGGTTTCCTCGGTAAGTTCTTCGGCTCGGGGGACTACGTCCGCTTATACATCGTAGGCACGATTGCTCTCGGCATTCTCCTCATCGCGCTGGTCTATACTCTAACTCCAGACAAGTTCCGTTCGGCTGATTTCGGATTAAAGGAATTGTGGTCACTGGTGCTTCCCATCGAAATGACGATTATCGGATACTTGATAGGATCACGATCGAAGGAAACCGGTGGTTAAATCTCGCCTGATACGCACACTAAGGTACTTTAAAAATCAAAAGGAAGCATAAGTTTGCTAAGCAGCAAATC
This portion of the Cohnella abietis genome encodes:
- a CDS encoding response regulator, translated to MKVLIVDDEPGMLLAMKRLLSNMEDVELVGSYQSAAEALDFVRDRDVDLAFLDIKIAEDDGLELARSLRSVRADLDIVFTTSHSEFAINAYDVYPLDYMVKPISRIRLTQTIIRAASRRSRSSDEASNLKSNRLTVRGLGGFDVSSKQTGAVKWISKKSMELFAYLLVNRDRSVTKARILEEIFPQMPLKNAEIYLNTAVYQLRKALSLHGVKEMVISAQEQYRLDLEQVEVDFIQFEQAVEELSDINTANEVAAIALEKQFAGQLFEDKSYAWVAAERERLAIMYDSYAKRLTNWLLTMKRYREGAQIARKMVARNEFEEESTLLLLNIYGAMGDQQSLHNYYEHYTQLLLQELGLQPSSRIHQLYEQYQS
- a CDS encoding sensor histidine kinase, with the translated sequence MNATIELIFMIASLLMMGIILFSVYGFRRERGVSYLIGVIVCRIVYSSGVIMEKNSLLLMEKLFFRNIQTTALNLMVPFFILFTYQLIGRDRLLKPRWKIMLFTGFALWSMLSWLDPELHMIYRMIELHNGVLIGTRTVYSAAFSITCYSALAVCFYFLFQYIWNIRNDFRTPGLWVLFLSSFPIILEIVKFTNPQWSSWMLPLSVYCGFIGTIMLVITLRIKFFSTVPIARNIVLDTLQESIVIANASGKIIDSNKQASQWFSKMGSTVINGRNMSELLEPWPEWHNLCSSMQQGRVEIDTWLDGERKIYSVSVYPLRILRKQGQGSISLIVDITEKERHLEQIAHLNKLKDQLFTIVSHDIRSPLALQFQLVELLEEDRDRFDPDHRAIIETLGEQIRYSLGMTNNLLEWFRSQREDMTLRPQVLELSEVIEECCHMLHINSEAKHISVNNSVALGTRVYADREALGLIIRNLLSNAIKFTGLGGLIQVYAQFSGDMVIVSVRDNGVGMEAEQVRELFEQKQLHSLAGTLGEKGTGLGLLVSRQFVQLSGGSLWVESEVGQGSVFHFTVRGGGEQ
- a CDS encoding DUF6864 domain-containing function, translated to MKITSGGFEVVYHGRVFSYGMSPIEITLSEENDPLTFVFCIEHEPERDDFTTDIRLVRHNEVRIACINFPRGKPTGNQDMIHLGVLNNRKLSLRYEVTINFDLTAWLLNFTFFAGEGVSDNE